A window of uncultured Draconibacterium sp. contains these coding sequences:
- a CDS encoding SnoaL-like domain-containing protein, which translates to MQKIDPKKLTLTERVEKMNQLILHGHILEAFEKFYAETITKQVNNKELTIGKEACRLSEECFVTGISEFRNASVKNVIISDNISVVEWELDFTHNKMGDKKYTQVVVQRWNKDGEIINESIYNNN; encoded by the coding sequence ATGCAAAAAATAGATCCAAAAAAATTGACACTTACAGAGCGGGTAGAAAAAATGAACCAGCTGATTTTGCACGGTCATATTTTGGAAGCTTTTGAGAAGTTTTATGCCGAAACGATTACCAAGCAGGTTAATAACAAGGAACTTACAATTGGAAAAGAAGCCTGCCGGCTGAGCGAAGAATGTTTTGTTACCGGCATAAGTGAATTTAGAAATGCAAGTGTGAAAAATGTAATCATCAGCGATAATATATCTGTGGTTGAGTGGGAGTTGGATTTTACCCATAACAAAATGGGGGATAAAAAATATACCCAGGTTGTTGTGCAGCGATGGAACAAGGATGGTGAAATAATAAATGAATCAATTTATAACAACAATTAA
- a CDS encoding IS256 family transposase, whose protein sequence is MESEEFKAMRDKALEQLRNGQSLTGKDGVFAPLLKEFIESALDAEMSSHLDDFERISGNKRNGKKSKTLKTDSGEIEITTPQDRNSSFEPQLVKKRETVLADNLAPKIIGLYGLGMSFRDISNHIKEMYDVDISHSTLSEITERVIPQVKAWQSRPLESLYTIVWLDAMHYKVRDEGRVVSRAVYNVLAVNKEGRKELIGMYISESEGANFWLSVLTDLKSRGVEDILIASIDNLSGFSEAIASIFPKVEIQLCIVHQVRNSIKYVASKDQKVFMKDLKKVYQAVNKSQAETELINLEERWGNKYPVVIKSWNTNWDKLSAYFQYDEQIRRLIYTTNPVEGFHRQVRKVTKTKGAFPNDMALLKLIYLATENISKKWTQPLQNWGLTAQQLKIKFGDRMKLDL, encoded by the coding sequence ATGGAAAGTGAAGAATTTAAAGCAATGCGTGACAAAGCCCTTGAGCAGTTACGCAATGGACAATCCCTAACAGGAAAAGATGGTGTTTTTGCTCCCTTACTGAAAGAGTTTATTGAAAGTGCTCTTGATGCGGAGATGAGTTCCCATTTGGATGATTTTGAGCGAATATCAGGCAACAAACGTAATGGGAAGAAAAGTAAAACCCTGAAAACTGATTCGGGAGAAATTGAGATTACTACACCTCAAGACCGCAATAGCAGTTTTGAGCCACAACTTGTAAAAAAGCGAGAAACAGTACTGGCAGATAATCTTGCCCCTAAAATCATTGGATTATATGGTCTTGGGATGAGTTTTCGGGACATCTCGAATCACATCAAAGAGATGTACGATGTAGATATCTCGCATTCCACATTAAGCGAGATAACAGAGAGAGTTATTCCACAGGTTAAAGCGTGGCAAAGTCGCCCACTTGAATCGCTGTACACGATTGTCTGGCTTGATGCGATGCACTACAAGGTCAGAGATGAAGGCAGGGTGGTAAGCCGAGCTGTTTACAACGTATTAGCCGTTAACAAAGAAGGTCGAAAAGAACTAATCGGGATGTATATCTCAGAAAGTGAAGGGGCTAACTTCTGGCTTAGTGTACTGACTGACTTAAAATCCCGTGGAGTAGAAGATATTTTAATTGCCAGCATTGATAATCTGTCAGGATTTTCAGAAGCCATAGCAAGTATTTTTCCAAAGGTAGAAATCCAGTTATGCATCGTTCATCAGGTGCGGAACTCGATAAAGTACGTGGCATCGAAAGACCAAAAGGTTTTTATGAAAGACCTGAAAAAGGTATATCAAGCGGTCAATAAGAGCCAGGCAGAAACTGAACTTATCAACCTGGAAGAAAGATGGGGGAACAAATATCCTGTAGTCATCAAATCGTGGAATACCAACTGGGATAAATTATCGGCTTATTTTCAGTATGATGAGCAAATCCGTAGGCTCATTTACACGACCAATCCCGTAGAAGGTTTTCACCGTCAGGTACGAAAAGTTACCAAAACAAAAGGTGCTTTCCCAAACGATATGGCTTTGCTGAAATTGATTTATCTGGCAACCGAGAACATCTCTAAAAAATGGACACAGCCACTCCAGAACTGGGGACTTACAGCACAGCAACTGAAAATAAAATTTGGAGACAGGATGAAACTTGACCTCTGA
- a CDS encoding Crp/Fnr family transcriptional regulator produces MSLPVDHKLIYYFKKWVSISENDEARILSAFEPLTVKKKKDLLEPNEVCKYIYFITKGCLRSYYADEKGVEHIYQIRMDNNWISDLESFFTQKPSKYYIETLENSELLRISSEQLEHLYSEVPALERYFRILFQKAYINALERLNATMWESAEDRYSKMLKEHPTMFQRVPLVYIASYLGITPESLSRIRKKR; encoded by the coding sequence ATGAGCTTACCCGTCGATCATAAATTAATTTACTACTTTAAAAAGTGGGTTTCTATTTCAGAGAACGATGAAGCACGAATTCTGTCGGCTTTTGAACCGCTAACAGTAAAAAAGAAAAAAGACCTGTTGGAACCGAATGAAGTTTGTAAGTACATTTATTTTATCACCAAAGGGTGTTTGCGTTCGTATTATGCCGATGAAAAGGGAGTTGAGCATATTTACCAAATCAGGATGGACAACAACTGGATCAGTGATCTGGAAAGTTTTTTCACCCAAAAACCGTCGAAATATTACATTGAGACACTCGAAAATTCTGAACTACTTCGTATATCATCTGAACAACTGGAGCATTTATACTCCGAGGTACCTGCCCTTGAACGCTACTTCCGGATCTTGTTTCAAAAGGCATACATTAATGCATTGGAGCGTTTAAATGCTACCATGTGGGAATCGGCAGAAGACCGCTATTCGAAAATGCTTAAGGAACACCCTACTATGTTTCAGCGTGTACCCCTGGTTTATATCGCTTCGTATCTGGGAATTACACCCGAAAGTTTAAGCCGCATCCGGAAAAAAAGATAA
- the ygiD gene encoding 4,5-DOPA dioxygenase extradiol — protein sequence MKREQFLKTILAVMPATIGAMKLDVVHKMTKGLENTPKMPVLFLGHGSPMNAIAENEFVQGFRKVSSEIETPKAIVVVSAHWETKGTRVTAMENPTTIHDFGGFPKELYEVQYPAPGNPVLANETKNLITTSEVILDEKWGLDHGAWSVIRHMYPNADVPVIQLSLDYYKTPAEHYELAKEMGKLREKGVLVVGSGNLVHNLQMVDWRKLNENYAFDWAQEASSKMNEYILSGNHKELINFSKQGRAFQLSVPTPEHFLPLLYALALQEKTDEINLFNDQPLGGSLSMTSVKIG from the coding sequence ATGAAAAGGGAGCAATTTTTAAAAACAATATTGGCAGTAATGCCGGCAACAATTGGAGCAATGAAATTAGATGTAGTACATAAAATGACAAAAGGATTGGAGAACACACCCAAAATGCCGGTGCTTTTTTTGGGACACGGCAGTCCGATGAATGCCATTGCCGAAAACGAGTTTGTGCAGGGTTTTAGAAAAGTGTCTTCCGAAATTGAAACACCAAAGGCAATTGTAGTGGTATCGGCACACTGGGAAACAAAGGGAACCCGTGTAACAGCCATGGAAAATCCAACAACAATTCACGATTTTGGCGGCTTTCCGAAAGAATTGTATGAAGTGCAGTATCCGGCACCCGGCAATCCGGTTTTGGCCAATGAAACCAAAAACCTGATTACTACAAGCGAGGTGATTCTGGATGAAAAATGGGGACTCGATCACGGAGCCTGGTCGGTAATCCGGCACATGTATCCAAATGCCGATGTTCCGGTTATTCAGTTAAGTCTCGATTATTATAAAACGCCGGCAGAACATTACGAGCTGGCCAAAGAGATGGGGAAATTACGGGAAAAGGGAGTACTTGTTGTGGGGAGCGGCAACCTTGTTCATAACCTGCAAATGGTTGACTGGCGCAAGTTAAACGAAAATTATGCCTTCGATTGGGCACAGGAAGCAAGCAGTAAAATGAATGAGTATATATTAAGTGGCAATCACAAAGAATTGATCAACTTTTCGAAGCAGGGAAGAGCATTTCAGTTGTCGGTTCCAACACCGGAGCACTTTTTACCTTTGCTGTATGCATTAGCACTTCAGGAGAAAACAGACGAGATCAACTTGTTTAACGATCAGCCACTGGGTGGTTCACTTTCAATGACCTCGGTGAAAATAGGATAG
- the ltrA gene encoding group II intron reverse transcriptase/maturase codes for MNLWNETKSVPISKTMVWEAYKKVKANKGSAGVDQISMEEFDADRSKHLYKLWNRMASGSYFPPPVKEVEIAKKDGKTRKLGIPTISDRVAQMVVKDYLEPRFESIFSDNSYGYRPKRNAHQALAMVRENCRLTNWVIDLDIKGFFDNINHEKLLTALKKHTSENWCLFYIKRWLNVPVLKKSGELVQKQGKGTPQGGVISPLLANLFLHYAMDKWLELKHKTVSFVRYADDAIIHCKSKAHAEWLLRKLRERLNACGLELHPEKTKLIYCRDYRRHGDHPIVKFDFLGYSFQPRTTKSPKTGKLFLGYDCAISINSKKRIADKMEELDIVGLTYKSIVGVAQFLNPYIRGWINYFGKFRKHELNPIFQLLRKRIVRWVRRRYKRYKTSVNRAYKWFETVRKQFPMLFYHWQIGLCG; via the coding sequence ATGAATTTATGGAATGAGACAAAATCAGTACCTATAAGCAAAACCATGGTATGGGAAGCTTATAAGAAAGTTAAGGCCAACAAAGGAAGTGCAGGCGTTGACCAAATCAGCATGGAAGAATTTGATGCTGACAGGTCGAAACACTTGTACAAACTTTGGAACCGCATGGCGTCGGGCAGTTATTTCCCTCCTCCTGTTAAAGAAGTTGAGATAGCTAAGAAAGACGGTAAAACCCGAAAACTTGGAATCCCAACAATCTCCGACAGGGTAGCACAAATGGTTGTAAAAGATTACTTAGAGCCGAGATTCGAGTCAATATTCAGTGATAATTCGTACGGTTATCGTCCAAAGCGTAATGCCCATCAGGCACTTGCAATGGTACGTGAGAATTGTAGGTTGACAAACTGGGTAATCGACCTCGATATAAAAGGTTTCTTTGACAACATCAACCATGAGAAATTATTGACTGCCTTAAAGAAACACACAAGCGAAAATTGGTGCTTATTTTACATTAAACGATGGTTGAATGTGCCAGTGCTAAAGAAATCAGGAGAACTGGTTCAAAAGCAGGGCAAAGGAACGCCACAGGGAGGTGTGATAAGCCCTTTATTAGCCAACTTGTTTCTGCATTACGCCATGGATAAATGGCTTGAACTAAAGCATAAAACGGTGAGTTTTGTTCGCTATGCCGACGACGCAATAATTCACTGTAAGAGCAAAGCCCATGCAGAATGGCTGCTAAGAAAATTACGTGAACGGCTTAATGCTTGTGGTTTGGAGTTGCACCCTGAAAAGACAAAACTTATATACTGTCGTGATTATCGCCGTCATGGCGACCATCCGATAGTTAAGTTCGATTTTCTTGGTTATTCTTTTCAACCACGCACAACCAAATCACCTAAGACAGGAAAACTGTTCCTTGGATACGATTGTGCAATTAGTATTAATTCGAAGAAACGTATTGCAGACAAAATGGAAGAATTGGATATTGTTGGTTTAACTTACAAAAGCATTGTAGGCGTCGCCCAGTTTTTAAACCCGTACATTCGGGGTTGGATAAACTACTTTGGTAAGTTCAGGAAACACGAATTGAATCCAATCTTTCAACTACTGCGAAAGCGCATCGTGCGCTGGGTTAGAAGAAGGTATAAACGTTATAAAACCAGTGTAAACCGTGCCTATAAATGGTTCGAAACTGTAAGGAAACAATTTCCTATGCTGTTTTACCATTGGCAAATAGGATTATGTGGATAA
- a CDS encoding tetratricopeptide repeat-containing sensor histidine kinase yields the protein MAHQKPTFICKMPSAATWQIVLLVTFLFSTVLSSAKNSGDYKIDSLQQEVNSSTGTRRITSQLELAVLVLETNTDKALDLANSALLQSKKEKDKSLEMQSYNVLGRIYFKKTDKAHSLLYLDSALQISNDLNENWYKGEILFRIGTNKHQMGEKLAALETFSASVQACLLSENFKVLGAVYSMMGTIFRINGLYDRAIEYIIKSKLNYEKVNYTEGSAWTAYLLGRTYFDLKLYEQALIYFNESLEIYKKLAEFDGVQNGVAICYEQIGMLKLETGLLEEARQNINRTLKIYTDNNSKLGLSNVYTNLGIIEYSSENYVLAEEYFRTSLEIKEETRNILGMPRVYEYLGLSQIKNGNKTEGFKNVQLALDMALKNNQKKVEYDIYSQLSEIYLSLNDLKNAVVSQKKQIEIQKLLLSGGASIKTEQLQAIYEIEEKNNQIAQLEKQNEINALTIKQNNTIRLFMIIGIVLALFTAALIYWLNTKLRLKNKELNETNAAKDKFFAIISHDLRGPTGALAGVLKHLNLSFDEFSNEELKEVMVTLHNSAENVSNLLENLLVWAQSQVQNITYNPTHIALNELIISAKEGLQPQTEDKEIKIQLQTDDSIIVSVDQNMVQTIFRNILSNAIKFSYRGGKINITTEIRDKSMALIQIIDEGVGIDKNNLSKLFDIAKAHHTQGTENEQSTGLGLILVKEFVEKNQGTLSIKSEKDKGTIVSIALPLAI from the coding sequence ATGGCACATCAAAAACCAACCTTTATTTGCAAAATGCCTTCCGCCGCAACATGGCAAATTGTGCTATTGGTAACTTTTCTGTTTTCCACAGTATTGTCTTCAGCAAAAAACAGCGGCGATTATAAAATTGACAGTTTGCAGCAGGAAGTAAATTCCTCGACCGGTACGCGGAGAATAACTTCGCAACTCGAACTGGCCGTCCTTGTTTTAGAAACGAATACGGACAAAGCTCTTGATTTGGCTAATTCGGCCCTTTTGCAATCGAAAAAAGAAAAGGACAAAAGTCTTGAAATGCAGTCGTACAATGTATTGGGTAGAATCTATTTTAAAAAAACCGACAAAGCGCATTCGCTTCTCTATCTCGATTCGGCATTACAAATCAGTAACGATTTAAATGAAAACTGGTACAAAGGAGAAATTCTATTTCGTATTGGCACAAACAAACACCAAATGGGAGAAAAGCTGGCAGCCCTCGAAACTTTCAGCGCTTCGGTGCAGGCGTGTTTACTATCTGAAAATTTTAAAGTTCTTGGCGCGGTATATTCAATGATGGGTACTATTTTCAGAATTAACGGCCTTTACGACCGTGCCATTGAATACATCATAAAATCGAAACTGAATTACGAAAAAGTAAATTACACTGAAGGAAGCGCATGGACAGCCTACTTACTGGGACGAACCTACTTCGACTTGAAACTTTATGAACAGGCATTGATTTATTTTAATGAATCGCTGGAAATATACAAGAAGCTGGCAGAATTTGATGGAGTACAAAACGGAGTGGCTATTTGCTACGAACAAATAGGAATGCTCAAATTGGAAACCGGATTATTGGAAGAAGCCCGTCAGAACATAAACCGGACCCTTAAAATTTATACCGATAACAACTCAAAACTGGGTTTGTCGAATGTGTATACCAACTTGGGGATTATTGAATATTCCTCGGAAAATTATGTGTTGGCAGAAGAATATTTCAGAACCTCTCTTGAAATAAAAGAGGAAACCAGGAATATACTGGGCATGCCAAGGGTTTACGAATATTTGGGATTAAGCCAAATTAAAAACGGCAATAAAACTGAAGGTTTTAAAAATGTTCAACTGGCTTTGGATATGGCTTTAAAAAACAACCAGAAAAAAGTAGAATACGATATTTATTCCCAATTAAGCGAAATTTATCTGAGTTTAAACGATTTAAAAAATGCGGTTGTCTCTCAAAAGAAACAAATTGAAATTCAGAAACTTCTTCTCTCGGGAGGAGCCAGTATAAAAACTGAACAGTTACAGGCTATTTACGAAATAGAAGAAAAAAACAATCAGATTGCACAACTTGAAAAACAAAACGAAATAAATGCTTTAACCATTAAGCAGAACAATACAATCAGGCTGTTTATGATTATTGGAATTGTTTTGGCACTGTTTACTGCTGCCCTAATTTACTGGCTAAATACAAAACTACGGCTAAAAAATAAGGAGCTTAATGAAACCAATGCTGCCAAAGACAAGTTTTTCGCTATTATTTCGCATGATTTACGCGGCCCGACCGGAGCTTTGGCCGGCGTTCTTAAACATCTCAATTTAAGTTTCGATGAGTTTAGCAACGAAGAACTAAAGGAAGTAATGGTAACCCTTCATAATTCAGCTGAAAATGTAAGTAATTTATTGGAAAACTTATTGGTTTGGGCACAATCGCAGGTTCAGAACATCACTTACAACCCAACTCACATCGCATTAAACGAGCTGATTATAAGCGCAAAAGAAGGTCTGCAACCGCAAACTGAAGATAAAGAAATTAAGATTCAGCTTCAAACGGATGATTCCATAATTGTAAGTGTCGATCAGAACATGGTTCAAACCATTTTCAGGAATATTCTGAGCAATGCCATCAAGTTTTCGTACCGGGGTGGCAAAATAAATATTACAACTGAAATCAGGGATAAAAGTATGGCACTGATTCAAATCATCGACGAAGGTGTTGGCATTGATAAAAATAATCTCTCGAAACTATTTGATATCGCAAAAGCACATCATACCCAAGGTACCGAAAACGAACAAAGCACAGGACTCGGATTAATACTTGTAAAAGAATTCGTAGAAAAAAACCAGGGTACACTATCGATAAAAAGTGAGAAAGACAAAGGCACCATTGTCTCAATTGCGCTTCCGCTGGCAATTTAG
- a CDS encoding PQQ-binding-like beta-propeller repeat protein, whose amino-acid sequence MQKLLFLCFSILVLLSCQSTTNTNWDQYLGPHRNASIEGAGIMRSWPEAGPEKMWEFPLGPGYGGASVFDNEVFVLDRIQGQEDVLRCIDLNTGNEKWNYSYDAPGELPYPGSRAVPTVDKNYVWCVGPHGHLNCIDKNTHKAVWTHDLLVEYGGELQQWGFSLSPIVFGDLVIVAPQGEKAGVVAFNKLRRQCCLGKPEIYRPAFSCFANSG is encoded by the coding sequence ATGCAAAAGTTACTATTTCTTTGTTTTAGTATCCTTGTTCTTTTAAGTTGTCAGTCAACTACAAACACAAATTGGGACCAATATCTGGGACCACATCGTAATGCAAGTATTGAAGGAGCCGGAATTATGCGATCCTGGCCCGAGGCAGGCCCCGAAAAAATGTGGGAGTTTCCGCTGGGTCCGGGTTACGGAGGTGCCAGTGTTTTTGATAACGAAGTTTTTGTTCTTGATCGCATTCAGGGCCAGGAAGATGTGTTACGTTGTATTGATTTAAACACCGGAAACGAAAAGTGGAATTACAGCTACGATGCTCCGGGAGAATTGCCTTACCCCGGCTCGCGTGCTGTGCCAACGGTTGATAAAAACTATGTGTGGTGTGTTGGCCCGCATGGTCATTTAAACTGTATCGATAAAAACACACACAAGGCAGTCTGGACCCACGACCTGCTTGTAGAATATGGTGGTGAATTGCAACAATGGGGATTTTCGCTGTCGCCAATTGTGTTCGGCGATTTGGTAATTGTGGCGCCCCAGGGCGAAAAAGCAGGCGTTGTTGCTTTTAATAAACTTAGGCGGCAATGTTGTTTGGGAAAGCCGGAAATTTACAGGCCAGCGTTTTCATGTTTCGCCAACTCTGGGTAG
- a CDS encoding SDR family oxidoreductase, producing MKIAITGATGQLGSLVVTELKKRVATENLVALVRTPEKASGLGVEVRAFDYTNADNLAEALVGIDTLLLISGNEIGQRAVQHSNVIEAAKEAGVKWIVYTSLLAANTSTLSLAGEHLATEEALKNSGIEHTILRNGWYTENYTGSIAGALASGAFIGSAGDGKIASATRADFAEAAAVVLSDESHKGKVYELAGDEAYTLSDLAAEISAKTGKDIPYNNLPETEYAQILKTVGLPEMFANAIASWDTSASKGDLFDDSHQLSKLIGRPTTPLADAVKAAI from the coding sequence ATGAAAATTGCAATAACAGGAGCAACAGGCCAATTGGGAAGCCTGGTTGTAACAGAATTAAAGAAAAGAGTAGCGACAGAAAATTTAGTTGCCTTGGTGCGTACACCTGAAAAAGCTTCAGGACTGGGAGTTGAAGTTCGTGCATTTGATTATACCAATGCCGATAACCTGGCAGAGGCGCTTGTTGGAATTGATACTTTGTTACTGATTTCAGGTAACGAAATTGGTCAGCGTGCCGTTCAGCATTCGAATGTAATTGAGGCAGCGAAGGAAGCAGGTGTAAAATGGATTGTTTATACCAGTTTACTGGCAGCCAACACGTCAACATTAAGTCTGGCAGGCGAACATTTGGCTACCGAGGAAGCATTAAAAAACTCGGGTATTGAACACACCATACTTCGAAATGGATGGTACACCGAAAACTACACCGGATCAATTGCCGGCGCGTTGGCAAGTGGTGCTTTTATTGGAAGTGCCGGCGATGGTAAAATTGCATCGGCAACCCGGGCCGACTTTGCTGAAGCAGCTGCTGTGGTATTAAGTGATGAAAGCCACAAAGGAAAAGTTTACGAATTGGCAGGAGATGAGGCCTACACTTTAAGCGATTTGGCGGCGGAGATTTCGGCGAAGACGGGGAAAGATATTCCGTACAACAACTTGCCGGAGACTGAATACGCGCAGATTTTGAAAACGGTAGGATTACCCGAAATGTTTGCCAATGCGATAGCAAGCTGGGATACAAGTGCTTCAAAGGGCGACTTGTTCGACGATTCTCACCAACTATCGAAACTTATAGGCCGGCCAACAACACCATTGGCCGATGCGGTTAAAGCCGCGATCTGA
- a CDS encoding YceI family protein gives MKKLGLVAVLLLAVSVVTFAQKKEVKQEASEVKWTGKKIGGSHNGAIELKSGYFEFNNNQIVGGEVVMDMNTITNADLEDPGYNEKLVGHLKSDDFFGVEKYPTATFVVSKATKFTEGKASVSGKLTIKGKTEDVTFDVVKSGNEYKAVVEVDRSKFDVRYGSNSFFDNLGDKAINDIFTLDITLSI, from the coding sequence ATGAAAAAATTAGGATTAGTAGCAGTGCTTTTATTAGCAGTTAGTGTAGTAACTTTTGCACAAAAGAAAGAAGTAAAACAAGAAGCATCGGAGGTGAAATGGACCGGGAAAAAAATCGGAGGATCTCACAACGGAGCAATTGAACTGAAAAGCGGGTATTTCGAGTTTAACAACAACCAAATTGTTGGAGGAGAAGTAGTGATGGATATGAATACCATAACCAATGCCGATTTGGAAGATCCGGGTTACAACGAAAAACTGGTGGGTCACCTGAAATCGGATGATTTTTTTGGAGTTGAAAAGTATCCAACCGCAACGTTTGTTGTAAGTAAAGCCACTAAATTTACAGAAGGAAAAGCAAGTGTAAGCGGGAAACTTACCATTAAAGGGAAAACCGAAGATGTAACTTTTGATGTGGTAAAATCAGGAAATGAGTACAAGGCAGTAGTAGAGGTAGATCGCTCAAAGTTTGATGTTCGTTATGGTTCAAACTCGTTCTTCGATAACCTTGGCGATAAAGCGATTAACGACATTTTTACGCTTGATATTACATTGTCGATTTAA
- a CDS encoding universal stress protein, producing MSEKLITLVTLPYSKAHILKMRLEAKEIKCELEDLYLIEGTSSSTIRIKILEEDIKEALSEVDYLLGLKPDDKLKKEKTKVRQILVPVDFSAVSEKSARLAFNIASHINAELVIIHSYISPAKFIIPYGEIYPYDSSLLQDTQQADKNANKNFKDFVTKLAKSIGKQKWETVTTDFILKPGFADEDILGYAREHQPKLIVIGCGGDKSWSGTVGSVTADIMYNATVPVLIVPEEMTERPVTEFSEFLYATNFDAKDFAALDKLMDILLPFNIGLTCAHVGEPDESSWDLARLEGMKDILQKKYESKKFDCKLLMGKDVLETLSSYLEHENVDVLALTTHKRGMISRLFNPSLAKKMVFHTNTPLLVFHA from the coding sequence ATGAGTGAAAAACTAATTACGTTGGTAACATTGCCCTATTCAAAAGCGCACATTTTAAAAATGCGTTTAGAGGCAAAAGAGATTAAATGCGAACTGGAAGATTTATATTTAATCGAAGGAACATCAAGCTCAACCATCAGGATTAAAATTCTTGAAGAGGACATTAAGGAAGCACTATCAGAAGTTGATTATTTACTTGGATTAAAACCCGATGACAAACTGAAAAAAGAAAAGACGAAGGTCCGGCAGATCCTGGTTCCGGTCGATTTTTCAGCGGTATCGGAGAAATCGGCACGTTTGGCCTTTAACATTGCCAGCCATATAAACGCCGAACTTGTTATTATACACTCGTACATTAGTCCTGCAAAATTTATAATTCCATACGGAGAAATTTATCCTTACGATTCATCACTGTTGCAGGATACTCAACAAGCCGATAAAAATGCAAATAAAAACTTTAAAGACTTTGTTACAAAACTGGCAAAAAGCATAGGCAAACAAAAATGGGAAACCGTTACAACTGATTTCATTTTAAAACCCGGATTTGCCGATGAAGATATTTTGGGCTATGCCCGCGAGCATCAACCCAAACTGATTGTAATTGGGTGTGGCGGCGACAAATCGTGGTCGGGAACTGTGGGAAGTGTTACGGCCGACATCATGTACAATGCAACTGTGCCGGTATTAATTGTCCCCGAAGAAATGACGGAACGACCGGTAACCGAATTCTCCGAATTTTTATACGCAACCAATTTTGATGCAAAAGATTTTGCGGCTCTCGACAAGCTAATGGATATTCTGCTTCCGTTTAACATCGGCCTTACCTGTGCCCATGTTGGCGAACCGGATGAATCAAGCTGGGATTTGGCACGTTTGGAAGGGATGAAAGATATATTGCAAAAGAAATACGAATCGAAAAAATTTGACTGCAAACTACTGATGGGAAAAGATGTGCTGGAAACACTGTCGAGTTACCTGGAGCATGAAAACGTTGATGTCTTGGCACTTACAACCCACAAGCGGGGAATGATATCAAGATTGTTTAATCCGAGCCTGGCCAAAAAAATGGTATTTCACACCAATACTCCGTTGCTGGTATTTCATGCATAA